One window of Medicago truncatula cultivar Jemalong A17 chromosome 2, MtrunA17r5.0-ANR, whole genome shotgun sequence genomic DNA carries:
- the LOC25488135 gene encoding heavy metal-associated isoprenylated plant protein 35, whose product MDAKPKPSSEPLKYQTWFLKVSIHCEGCRKKVKKVLKRIDGVFTATIDSQQQKVTVTGNVGVETLLRKLVKAGKYAEIWPENLDGKGKSSGKEKKKKKDQNEPTEVQSLQNKGTESVTKCENEGKNKNKKSKTDAGELPEKSPAGNHVPPVSGGGGSDNNKKKKKKKKKDECGGNGNGSDGLTTVAKSGPAHSGFQFQNLGQTMAHQVNLSPTRQQSILYPSETGYYPSMVYMSSAYNRLYPTGRVGDPSYYVPSSPYTCPTSFVDQYGSYQVQSGPLVPFELFSDENASGCSIM is encoded by the exons ATGGATGCAAAACCAAAACCCTCTTCAGAACCTTTGAAATATCAG ACATGGTTCTTGAAAGTTTCTATCCACTGTGAAGGTTGCAGAAAGAAAGTAAAGAAAGTTTTAAAGCGCATTGATG GTGTTTTCACGGCAACAATtgattcacaacaacaaaaagtaaCAGTAACTGGAAATGTTGGTGTTGAGACCCTTTTAAGGAAGCTGGTCAAAGCTGGAAAGTACGCTGAGATTTGGCCGGAGAATCTTGACGGGAAGGGAAAAAGCTCcggcaaagagaagaaaaagaagaaggatCAGAATGAACCAACAGAAGTACAAAGCTTGCAAAACAAGGGAACTGAAAGTGTTACCAAGTGTGAAAATGAAGgtaaaaacaagaacaaaaaatcaaaaactgaCGCCGGAGAGTTGCCGGAAAAGTCACCGGCCGGCAACCATGTTCCACCGGTGAGTGGTGGAGGTGGTTCtgataataataagaagaagaagaagaagaaaaagaaagatgaatgtggtggaaatggaaatggaagTGATGGTTTGACTACAGTAGCTAAGAGTGGACCAGCACACAGTGGATTCCAATTTCAGAATCTTGGTCAGACTATGGCCCACCAAGTGAATCTCAGCCCTACACGTCAGCAATCAATCTTGTATCCATCAGAAACTGGTTATTACCCTTCAATGGTTTATATGTCATCAGCTTACAATAGATTGTATCCTACGGGAAGAGTTGGTGATCCTTCTTATTATGTTCCATCTTCACCCTACACGTGTCCTACTAGCTTTGTTGATCAATATGGTAGTTATCAGGTTCAATCTGGACCGTTGGTTCCTTTTGAGTTATTTAGTGATGAAAATGCAAGTGGATGTTCCATTATGTGA